The segment actaagcgcttgggaagtacaaattgacaacacatagagacagtccctacccaacagtgggctcacagtctaaaagggggagacagaagaacggtgcttggcacgtagtaagcgcttaataaatgccatcattattattattattattattattattattcccctcggCCCGCTCCGAGCCGCCATAGGTGGTCTGACTCTGGGGGTCCCCGGCCCCCTTCTCCCCGACGACAGAACGAGCTGCGGGAGCAGGGGGAGGTCCGGCTGTTCCAGCTGGGATTCGACGCCGATGCCCAGGGGATCGTCTTCACGGAGGACTTCAAGgcgaaggtggggcggggggccggacccggggggggggggggggcccagggaatcaatcaatcaatcaatcaatcgtatttattgagcgcttactgtgtgcagagcagggaagCGATGGAGTCAGCGAGGGGGGTCCGGAGTAAGCACGGTTTTTCCCGCCCCACCCCTCCAAGGGAGTTTCCGGGACCCAGGGGACGGCAAGGCCGACCCTCCCagccctaggagaagcagcgtggctcagtgggaagagcccgggctttggagtcagaggtcacgggttcaaatcccagccccaccgcttgtctgactttgggcaagtcgcttcacttctccgggcctcggtgacctcacctggaaaacgggggttgagactgtgagccccccacgtgggacaacctgatcaccttgtaagctccccagcgcttagaaccgtgctttgcacatagtaagtgcttaataataataatggcatttataaagcacttactatttgcaaagcactgttctaagcgctggggaggttgcaaggtaatcaggttgtaaatgccattattattattattaaaatggggattaagactgtgagccccacgtgggacaacctgatcaccttgtattcccccgccacagtgcttagaaccgtgctttgcacatagtaagcgcttaacaaatgccactattattattattattatcattaggagatGGTGGGGGGCAGGTTGTCGGACGTGCAGGGGGGGATTTTAGTCCGGCAAGGGTTCAGTGCTGCAGTGTAAAGGCaagcaggagggggaaggagctgaggtggaagcagcgtggctcagtggaaagagcccggggtttggagtctgaggtcaagggttcaaatcccggctccgccaattgtcagctgtgtgactttgggcaagtcacttcacttctctgggcctcagttccctcatctgtaaaatggggatgaagactgtgagccccccgtgggacagcccgatcaccttgtatcttccccagcacttagaacagtgctttgcacatagtaagcgcttaataaatgccattattattaggtgggcaggattaggggaagcagcgtggctcagtggaaagagcccggactctggagtcagaggtcaggggttcaaataccggctccaccaattgtcagctgtgggacttgggcaagccacttagcttctctgggcctcagttcccttatctgtaaaatggggatgaagactgtgagccccccgtgggacaacccgatcaccttgtatcttccccagcgcttagaacagtgctttgcacatagtaaaagcgcttaataaatgccattattattaggtgggcagcattaggggttggggagggactgtctctatatgttgccagcttgtacttgggaagtgctctgcacacagtaagtgcccaataaatgcgattgattgattaggggggcAGATTGTATCTGAGGGCCTGCGAGGGCCGGAGCATGGGAAGCCTGGGCGTCGGGCCACTTggccgggggcaggggagggaatggggcaggagagcaggtggcagagatgggggagggCAGGCGGAGAAGGCCCCTGGTGGCAcggggagggccgggggtggggaccCAGACAACCATCTTCCCGCCAGGCATTGGTGGCGTCTGGGGGGCGGAAATGTGAGGGGACGGTGAAGCGCTTCCTGGACTCGGTGCTCCCGGCCTGTGGGGACCTCAGCTTCCAGCAGGAGCAGATGGCCCAGACTTTTGGCTTCCGAGACCAGGAGATCACGTGAGTTGCGACCTCCCCCCCCGGAGCCCCACCCCGCCATGAGTcctgccccccccagcccccgactCCCCGTCACAGAGCCCTCTAAGTTTATCGGCTGgggacgtgtccgctaattccgtcggatggtattctcccaagcgcttagtgctcagttaattccactgattgatcgtccccacatacacacactggaaaatggggcttttccagccccacagtcctcCCGAGGCGACAGTGGTCCGAACAGTCGTAGCCCGGTTCCCCGCCCCAGCCTTCCAGTCACCCGTCTGGGCCTGGGGTTTGTCGCTCCTGCCCATCCATCGGAGGACACAATGGAACCATCGGATTCCCGCTCCCTTCCCCGAAACTGGGCCCCTGGTCTGCCCCGAGCCGCAGGGCCGGCCCCGGTGACCCCCCCAAGTTAGCTGGCCCGGCCCAtcctctcccgctccttcccGCTCCTCCAGGCAGCTGGTGAATGCCGGAATCCTGACCGTGCGGGACGCCGGGAGCTGGTGGCTGGCAGTGCCCGGGGCCGGGAGATTCGTCAAGGTTTTTGTCAAAGGTACGCCACACTCCCCGCCCGGTCCCTCTCCCAGCGGCCTCTCTGCCCCGTTGCCCCgcttcctgccctctcccagcaGCCTCTCTGCCACCTGCCGCCTTGCCCCGTGCCCTCCCCGTCACGTGCCCGGCAGCCCGTGGCacgggggaaggggccgggggcggcaCCTGACGCCTTCCCTGCGTCCCCGTCGCGGTGGTCTCCCCGCAGGGCGCCAGGCAGTGCTGGGGATGGTGCGGAAGGCGCGGTACCGGCAGCTGCTCCTGGCGGAAGTCCTGTCCCGGCGGCGGGCCCCGGCCACCGTGCCCCTGGGCCTGGCCTACCACGTCCACGACCTCATCGGGGCCCAGCTGGTAGACTGGTCAGTGCCTGCCCCGTCCCCTCTGCCAGAAACGGACCCGTCCAGACCGGGGCCCGTCCTGTCGCGATCCCCGCCCCCAAAGAGTAGAACAGTCTCCCCCCACCCAAGATGCGAGTTCTCCCCTTCCCCGACCCCCCGCGGCTCCCGTCTCCCCCGTGTCCGAGACCGCAGCCGCCTTCCTTCCCTGCAGCGTCCCCACCACCTCCGGGACCCTCCTCCGCCTGCCAGAGACGTGAAGGACGTTCTGACCCGcggaccctccccatcccgccccccggGGCACTGGGCCTCGGGGGACCTCAGGGGAGCCGCACGTGCCCCTTCCCGGAGACTGGAGACTGCGGGTGGAGCAAGCGGAGGTGGCGGGAGCACTTTCAGCGGGCAGGGCAAAGCAGGGCAGAGGGCCCCCCGGGGCGGCTTGGAAGAAGTCTGGCCACGGAGCCTCTTGGGCCCCGTGAGGCCGAGCCCCTCGAGGCCGGGGCCGGGGTTGGCGGGGCCTAGCAGAGGCCCGGATGGGGTCCGGGCCGTGCAGATGTGTGGATTGAGCTTTGCGTGCAGGGTTGGggtcacactctctctctctctctccccctccccttggtTTGGGATCAGCCCAATAAAGTCCTCCCAGCTGCTGGGCGTGGAGTGGTGTCCATTTATCAGAGAGGAGCCCAACACAGGGGCGGGATGGGTCCAGAGgactgcctcctctctgacctcctgcctcctgtttctcctgctCCAGTCCCTACTGCACTCACTCTGCTGCTCCAAAAAACgctcaggccgtgtttccccactcctcaagacccttcagtggttgcccatccacctccgcctcaaacagaaacgcctcaccatcggctttaaagccttcaatcccctcatcccttcctcaccatcagctttaaagccctcaatcccctcatcccttcctcaccatcagctttaaagccctcaatcccctcaccccttcctacctcacttcgctattCTCCCAATATCACCTAGCcaacacacttggttcctcttaatgctaaccctctcaccGTGCCCCGATCTCTCCTATCCCACCACCCACctcacgcccacatcctgcctctggcccggaatgccttccgtcctcatatccgacaggcagcggctctcccccgcttcaaagcctccgagaggcctttcccgactaagcccctcctttcctcttctcccacccccttctgtgtcgccctcgcGTTTGGATTTTCCCCTTTCGGTaacccccaccttcagccccccgcacttacgtaaatatccgtaatttattcttctagactgcgagcctactgttgggtagggaccgtctctatatgttgccaacttggacttcccaagcgcttagtccagtgctctgcacacagtaagcgctcaataaatgattgattgatgtatattaacgtctgcctccccctctagactgtaagcttctcgtgggcaaggaacgtgtctaccaactctgttactgtcctctcctgggtgctcagtccagtgctccacacaccgtaagtgctcaataataacgaTTGTTTGAGGGGACGGCTGAGGCCGGTCCCTCCCCCAGTGAGGCCGGCCTTGAGCCCCAGCTGCGGAGGTCAGTCTGGTCAACGGGTCAGCGGCCTCCCGGCGCTGGGGCCCCCTTTCCTCCCGGCTTTGGGTGATTCAGCCAGGGCTAGCAACTGGGTTCAGGAGCCAGCCTGGGGTGGCCCAAGACCCCTTCCTAACCCCACTGGTCCTGCCCAGCCCTCAGTCGATCATTCGACGTGCGGAGTGCTGGACTGGACGATCCAACAAAGTCGGTATcgacgctccctgcccacgatgagcctcCTGTCTTGACgagcagcaaggcgtagtggatagagcaaagactACGGAGTCGGAAGCTCAtgggctctgtgacctcgggcgagtcactttacttccccaggcctcagttccctcatcctgtaaaatggggattgagaccgtgagccccacgtggactgaggctgtgtccaacccgatctgcttgcatccaccccggcgcttagtacggtgcctgacgcgtggtaagcgcttaacaaataccacaatcattattagaagcgggggagacaggcattggtgTAAACAATTATGTATAGTCAATATAAATGCTCAGTGctgagggcagaggcaggagggatggacccCTGTCCCCGGGGAGCTGACGGTCCAGggaggacaggaggaagaagagggaggaaggtggaAAGCAGGGGTTAAAAGACGGAGGGGCAGGGGCCCTCCACAAGCCAACTCTTGGCTTCCAGGGCCTGTTCGGGCAGCCTGCCACCgcccccccaccaacacacacagaGCGGGCCGTGCCTGGCAACCAGTGCTCGCTTCTCcctagccccccgccccccacgcctccctgaggggggagggggcgtcaTCAGTTTGCTTTTCCCCAAAATCACATGATTTCCCGGGACGGTGCCCGGTattggggggcaggggcggaGCGAAGTCCAAGTGTCTATCTGGCTCCGGCCTCGggcggtagggcagaggggagcgGGCGGCCGGACGGACAGACAGTGGGCACCTCCAGCCTTCCTCCCCGGCTCCATGAGGCTCCTCTGGGGCCTGCTGTGGGCCttgggcctcctggccctgagccAGCAGGAGCCAAGGTGATGGGGCCCGGGCCCTGAGGGGGGATAGGGTGGGGGGCAGcgaggggagtgggggggatgcCACTGGGGAGCAGCGGGGatctgggggagctgaggagtaGTCGGGGCGAGGGCGTGGGGGGCCTGGGGAAGCGGCGGGGGTGGAGGAGACGGAGTCTGGGGAGCAGCAGGaggtttggggggtgggagagcgGGGGTTGGGTCCTTGGGGGGGCAGTAGACATGAGGGAGCCGGGgtttggggagcagaggggagggggctgggtccCTGGGGAGCGATGAGAGTCGGGGGAGGCTGGGTCCCTGGGCAGCAGGGTTGGGGGGCTGAGGAGCACTTGCAGGGGATGTGTGCGTCTGAGCGGCGGCTGACCGGCCGGTCCCGGGcgcaggctgctgctgctggctcCCAGGGTGGTCCACCTGGGCGCACCGCTGTCCGTGTCGGTGCAGCTGCAGGGCCTGGCCCCCGGCCAGCGGGTCTCGGGCACCGTCTACCTCAGGAACCCCAACGACGTCCACGTCCCCTGCTCCCCCGAGGTCCCCTTCCACATGGACGCCGACAAAGACTTCCTGCTGCTCCAAGTGAAGGTACCGGcctgggccccgggccccggccccgtccGCGGCCTTTtcccccggcccgggcctggGCCCGTGACCGGCTCCTCCTctggggcagggaacgcgtccgaGGTATCGCCCTGCCCCAAGCGCCgcgcgcagcaagcgctcaaaccGTACGATTGACCGACGGCACGTCCGCGGCCCCGTCCGTGTCCCCGGGTGTCCCGTGGGCCGGGCCCGTGGCTGAGcacccccctcctcgcccccccacAACCCGTGCAGGTGCCGGCGTTGCAGGCCTCGGCCTGCGGCCTGACGAAGCTCCGCGGGGCCCCGCGCATGCAGCTGATAGTGAAGTCTCCATGGCTGCGGGAGAGCGGCGGGAGCACCGACACCCGGGGCCTCCACCTGCTCTTCTCCTCCCGCCGGGGCTTCCTCTTCCTGCAGACCGACCAGCCCGTCTACAACCCCGGGCAGCGCGGTACCCGGGGACGGGACCGACGGCGGGCGGCGGGAGGCCGGGGTCCGGCCCGGGGGAGAcacttcattccatcctatttaatgagcgctcactgtgtgcagaacactggactaagcgctcaggagaggacagtacaacgggAAACACAGCGAGCTGATGGTCTAGACCCGCTGCCTGCCCACCCCCTGTTCTCAAGACATTTACCGATgccccccgcacacacacacacttcttacAAGATAAACCCAAGTGATGATATTTAtggggcttgtacttcccaagcgcttagtacagtgctctgcacacagtaagcgctcaataaatacgattgatgatgatgatgatgatggagcccttaccttgtgcagaacactggactaagctcctaggagagtccaatacaactgagtcactagacacattccctgcccacgttcagtggtgtttattgagcacttactaggtccagatcactgtactaagcgcttgggagagtgcaatacgacagaattagcagacacattccctgcccacagtcaatcgtatttattgagggcttactgtaaacagagcactatcctaagcgcttggaagagcacaatacaacggttggtagacatatttcctacccACTGCTTATATATTTCgccagaacaaataataataataataatgatagcatttattaagcgtgtgcaaagcactgttctaagcgcttgctattctcCTATAGATGGCTGCTTTTACAGAATAAACTGGTTCCTGGCACATGCCCCACATTTCTTAAatgggaattt is part of the Tachyglossus aculeatus isolate mTacAcu1 chromosome Y4, mTacAcu1.pri, whole genome shotgun sequence genome and harbors:
- the STK19 gene encoding serine/threonine-protein kinase 19 isoform X1, which translates into the protein MRAPCPSPPDGCRTSDVTERPRKSGAPVSPGSAVTGPGRRGVMSRKRPRLIPDTFGPKRQRRRQENGAEEEPRGCHVTPVPPTAGPGAVRGALRELGGLFPRRLFEDALPPIVLKSQIYSLVPDRTAADRQLNELREQGEVRLFQLGFDADAQGIVFTEDFKAKALVASGGRKCEGTVKRFLDSVLPACGDLSFQQEQMAQTFGFRDQEITQLVNAGILTVRDAGSWWLAVPGAGRFVKVFVKGRQAVLGMVRKARYRQLLLAEVLSRRRAPATVPLGLAYHVHDLIGAQLVDCVPTTSGTLLRLPET
- the STK19 gene encoding serine/threonine-protein kinase 19 isoform X3, translated to MRAPCPSPPDGCRTSDVTERPRKSGAPVSPGSAVTGPGRRGVMSRKRPRLIPDTFGPKRQRRRQENGAEEEPRGCHGPGAVRGALRELGGLFPRRLFEDALPPIVLKSQIYSLVPDRTAADRQLNELREQGEVRLFQLGFDADAQGIVFTEDFKAKALVASGGRKCEGTVKRFLDSVLPACGDLSFQQEQMAQTFGFRDQEITQLVNAGILTVRDAGSWWLAVPGAGRFVKVFVKGRQAVLGMVRKARYRQLLLAEVLSRRRAPATVPLGLAYHVHDLIGAQLVDCVPTTSGTLLRLPET
- the STK19 gene encoding serine/threonine-protein kinase 19 isoform X2, producing the protein MRAPCPSPPDGCRTSDVTERPRKSGAPVSPGSAVTGPGRRGVMSRKRPRLIPDTFGPKRQRRRQENGAEEEPRGCHAGPGAVRGALRELGGLFPRRLFEDALPPIVLKSQIYSLVPDRTAADRQLNELREQGEVRLFQLGFDADAQGIVFTEDFKAKALVASGGRKCEGTVKRFLDSVLPACGDLSFQQEQMAQTFGFRDQEITQLVNAGILTVRDAGSWWLAVPGAGRFVKVFVKGRQAVLGMVRKARYRQLLLAEVLSRRRAPATVPLGLAYHVHDLIGAQLVDCVPTTSGTLLRLPET